A window of Lytechinus variegatus isolate NC3 chromosome 15, Lvar_3.0, whole genome shotgun sequence contains these coding sequences:
- the LOC121429051 gene encoding short transient receptor potential channel 5-like produces the protein MELDIGPGRFDSMEKLFLAAAEKGDKKAILYALENAPDLNINATDKDGRSALVIAIQNGNSDIIVVLLEHGIQLGDALLRAVDEQFVYAAQILCEHIKQKNIPEFLKCRALNGDFHPDITPIVLAAHHNNYDIIKILLEYGARIEDPEYYAFSTETNTLQHSLGMLNIYRALASQAYISLTSLDPINTAFERCVKLRKLCQVNPEFSVEFSTLANQCEQFAADILGHIRNQAEQTCVLYHDPCFYSIGESGIGPYKVKIAIHHEQRKFVAHPHCQQHLTQLWYEGLPSWYMTNWISSTISTCTVGLCFPLLCLLYIIYPWGNIGRLMRVPHVQFVCHISSMLVFLMLLGLQSSFEPKYDEPTGDQRAEVPKMTEWLILVWVIGLTWVEIKELWYYGSRYLKDRWNILDFFTLSLYWAAIALRIVIYQRHGASLAVTEIPPTTMLYSTMEIPTSFTDDEFTTSGETPVTVTDPATTMEMSNWEQVIVRIERLHKDVMDIDEEQTDLGQSLAQGIGDIKSQLTQMDERVTKILEETASAAQSASVVSGGRRGKKGAGGSSSNITRTGRANWSAYDPLLVSEGLFAIAKVLSFLRPICYTVMNRHVGPMQISLGNMMFDICKFLLIFCFVWFAFSLGMNQLYGYYSYITREICDLNNPMEEHCKQPFETVQYTLSTLFWALFGLPEMNIVDIRGVDHEFTETVGLMLYAAYHVIAIVVLLNVLIAMMSNTYTRIEDDSEVQWKFSRSKLWMSYFAGRGSLPAPFNVIPTPKSMLYFYRWLRGKLGSEKHRQAIRDRNKAKMEEKEQQYREIMGKLVKRYIFDAKRDEDENNQEQWVNRLKQDISGFKYEMFEALTGMDKKMNEMEQRIEDGGVKEPGTQMFHKMEDVVKRPIYQPDSMQSVISGCSDLMNAASKDLLNSKGSNNNNSSPLLDDGLNDPSTKNRNARGHPKSTSMPCNIAEYLYPPEWEKNEPILFIDEDPDVPILGGPPRKESKKRRFSANHMMNHIGSRHLKRKKSNSKNTTRV, from the exons ATATCATCGTCGTCTTACTTGAGCATGGTATACAACTAGGAGACGCCCTCTTGCGAGCGGTGGATGAACAGTTTGTGTATGCTGCTCAGATACTATGCGAACACATCAAACAAAAGAATATTCCG GAGTTTTTAAAGTGTCGCGCCCTCAACGGTGACTTCCATCCCGACATTACCCCCATTGTCCTTGCCGCGCATCACAACAACTACGATATCATCAAGATACTGCTGGAATACGGCGCTCGCATCGAGGATCCCGAGTACTATGCCTTCTCGACGGAAACCAATACCCTACAGCACTCTCTGGGAATGTTGAACATTTACCGTGCCCTGGCCAGCCAAGCCTACATCTCTCTCACCAGCCTCGACCCTATCAACACAGCGTTCGAACGGTGCGTCAAACTACGCAAGCTCTGTCAGGTCAACCCGGAGTTTTCCGTCGAGTTCTCGACGCTGGCCAACCAGTGTGAACAGTTTGCAGCTGATATCCTCGGCCACATTCGGAACCAAGCGGAACAAACATGCGTGCTTTACCATGACCCGTGCTTTTACAGCATCGGCGAGAGTGGGATTGGACCGTACAAAGTTAAAATTGCTATACATCACGAACAAAGAAAG TTTGTTGCACATCCCCACTGTCAGCAGCATCTTACCCAGTTATGGTACGAGGGTCTTCCTTCTTGGTACATGACCAACTGGATATCCTCAACAATTTCCACCTGCACCGTCGGACTGTGCTTTCCGCTTCTTTGTCTTCTATACATTATCTACCCGTGGGGCAACATCGGTCGTTTAATGCGAGTTCCTCATGTTCAGTTTGTATGTCACATCAGTTCTATGCTTGTATTCCTAATGTTACTTGGTCTTCAATCCTCCTTCGAACCGAAATATGACGAACCCACGGGAGACCAACGGGCGGAAGTACCGAAAATGACCGAGTGGCTTATTCTTGTTTGGGTCATAG GATTAACATGGGTAGAAATCAAAGAGCTTTGGTACTACGGATCGAGATATCTCAAGGATAGGTGGAACATCCTGGATTTCTTCACGTTGTCTCTATACTGGGCCGCCATAGCTCTAAGGATAGTCATTTATCAAAGG CATGGTGCATCTTTGGCTGTTACGGAAATCCCTCCGACAACGATGCTGTATTCGACCATGGAGATCCCGACCTCGTTTACGGACGATGAGTTCACGACGTCGGGTGAAACCCCGGTGACCGTGACGGACCCGGCAACCACAATGGAGATGTCGAATTGGGAACAAGTAATCGTAAGAATAGAACGTCTTCACAAGGACGTCATGGACATCGACGAAGAGCAGACCGATCTCGGACAGTCACTCGCCCAGGGAATCGGGGATATCAAATCTCAGTTAACCCAAATGGACGAACGGGTGACCAAGATCCTGGAAGAAACCGCTTCAGCAGCGCAGTCGGCCTCGGTTGTTAGTGGCGGACGTAGAGGCAAGAAAGGGGCGGGTGGGTCTAGCTCAAATATAACAAGAACAGGACGTGCGAACTGGAGTGCCTATGACCCTCTCCTTGTGTCTGAGGGATTGTTCGCTATAGCCAAGGTTCTAAGTTTCCTCAGACCCATTTGTTATACTGTGATGAACCGTCATGTCGGTCCAATGCAGATCTCACTTGGAAACATGATGTTCGATATTTGCAAGTTTctcttgattttttgttttgtgtggTTCGCCTTCTCACTCGGAATGAATCAGTTGTATGGATATTACTCGTACATCACTCGGGAAATATGTGATTTGAATAACCCTATGGAAGAACATTGTAAACAGCCATTTGAAAC GGTGCAGTATACTCTGAGTACATTGTTCTGGGCTCTCTTTGGCTTGCCTGAGATGAACATCGTTGACATCCGTGGAGTTGATCATGAATTCACCGAGACTGTTGGACTGATGCTGTATGCTGCTTACCACGTCATCGCAATCGTCGTCCTGCTCAACGTCCTTATCGCTATGATGAGCAATACCTACACAAGGATAGAG GATGACTCTGAAGTGCAATGGAAATTTTCCCGGTCTAAACTGTGGATGAGTTATTTTGCTGGCCGAGGGTCATTACCCGCACCGTTCAACGTCATCCCGACACCCAAATCGATGTTGTATTTCTACCGGTGGCTGAGAGGCAAGTTGGGCAGCGAAAAGCACAGACAGGCGATTAGG GACAGGAATAAAGCAAAGATGGAGGAGAAAGAGCAGCAATACAGG GAAATCATGGGCAAGCTGGTGAAACGTTACATCTTCGACGCGAAGAGAGATGAAGACGAAAACAACCAAGAACAATGGGTGAACCGGCTCAAACAGGACATCTCCGGATTCAAGTACGAGATGTTCGAAGCGCTCACCGGCATGGATAAAAAGATGAACGAAATGGAGCAGCGAATCGAAGATGGCGGCGTCAAGGAGCCCGGAACTCAAATGTTTCACAAGATGGAGGATGTCGTGAAAAGACCTATTTATCAGCCTGATAGCATGCAATCAGTGATATCGGGATGCTCGGACCTCATGAATGCAGCCTCCAAAGATCTTCTTAATTCGAAAGGCTCGAACAATAATAACTCGTCGCCTCTCCTCGACGACGGTCTGAACGACCCGTCGACTAAGAACCGCAATGCGCGCGGCCATCCAAAATCCACCTCAATGCCGTGTAACATAGCGGAATACCTATATCCTCCTGAATGGGAGAAAAATGAACCCATTTTGTTCATCGATGAGGATCCTGATGTGCCTATTCTTGGAGGTCCACCCAGGAAAGAAAGTAAGAAGAGGCGATTTAGCGCCAACCACATGATGAACCATATAGGTTCCAGGCATCTAAAGCGTAAAAAGTCAAATAGTAAAAACACCACACGAGTTTGA